The window ttaaaataagactcttttgaaactttaaattttaaattaatttaatcgatcatcttcatctttaagaatttaatcattttaactgaattttgttaaatttattcaaagttTGAAACGCTTTTCtactaatattaaaagaaaaatgtaaacaaGTCAAATACTACGATAAGATGTATTTGAAAgatcaaataaacttaacaaattttgattaaaaaaaattaaattcacacatttctaaagttaaagactaaattaaaaaaaatttcaaaactaaattaatttcaattttcatttaaaattaagaaataaaaaacatacttaactctttttataaaagttaaatttagtctaaatttataaagacacaattactttattttgaaaaataaaataaaatactaaattaaataaaattaataaaaattgaaaccaaaCTAAATATAGACATCCATGATTCACTtctattaactatttaaacaccatactaaattgaataaaattaacaaatgaaacttgaaaataaaaattaggacCATACTGAAAAAACTGAAAAACTGAACGAATGCAGGAAAAAGTATTTAAGCCAAAATAAAACTACAGCCTAAGGGAAAAATGGTCTCTCTTTGCACGAACTGGGCATAAAAAACATATGATAAAAGAACCTCTTTTTCAAGCGCTCTCCAAATGCATTCAAAATAAACGTGtgtatatatatcataaaatttcCAAACAAACGCTCAATAATACTGAATTGCTATGATATAATATGTATCATACAGCTATAATATATGGCATGGCCTACTACAGTAGAAGCTTCAATATCTCCACAAATGGTCGTTTTTCAAGTTTTATATGGTTCTAAAATAACCATTAAAAAGTCAAACATATGGGGAAGGATGTACAGTAGCCACAAGGAATGTGCTATGCAAGGAACAAACAAGAAATCTGGATGTCTCGTGAAAATGCTACATCACTTGTATGTTTTCATTCGTTTTTGTGTTTGATCCGAGTCTTCTCCACTTCCTGCATCTCTAAAATGTGCAATTGTTTGATTATTTGAAAGAGGGTTGTCATGATTCTGCATAACACAAATAAGAAAGGATCAGCCATACACACCACCAAGTCCTtgaaatttatcatattttggaCTTTGGAGGATACCACTTAATCAAACTTTCACCAAATAGATAATTGAGAAGCATATTATCAAAGAACCCACCTAGTTTTAGTTTCAAATATCAGTACTCATAACATTGAGtagttattgaaataaaatgtttatcatAAACCGGCAGGCCATATTGATAAAAGAATGTCTCTTCATGGCTAAGTTAAAATTTGAGTTATATCTTCAATTCATATGATTACAATGGCCTCTAAAGATTATGGGTCCATTTGTTACAGATTAAAAAAGTAATGCTTACGTCAAATGAAAATAATCTAGTGTTTATGTTTGagagatttttataaaaacaaaaggtttGTTTGTATGTTTACAGTTATAAACGGGAGAGAGCACTATATGTGACAATAATGATAGTCAAATATTAAAGTTCAGAAACAAGTTTCATCACTACCTTAAGCCACAAGTAAGATTCACCTAATTTCTCCCTAAATCAATAGTAGAAACAGCCTCAACACATCAGACATAAGTATTTTCCAATATGAGATCTTCAAACTTATAAAAGTctcaaaactaattttaattatgaattaaagaTACTAAGATCATAATGGTTGTAATTCTAGAATACAAAATTCAGACTTCATTAAAATATCTGTCAAATGAATCCcataatttcataaaaacaaTAAGTATGCATGACATAATGTTTTCCCTATTCCTTTTAAAGTGTCTGGGACAACCTACGATATTCCTTCCTACAACATTGATAGTGTAACAAAATCTTCTTAGACATCCTGAAACGAGAAGATACATCGATAAATAAAGACAACATGCCATTATATACCTTGGGAGAAGAGGTCCCACAGCTCAATCCTCTGTTTGCTCGTTTCCCAAGATTAATCTGAACTGAGATACTAGCTTGTGACAGATCTAAACCGGCACTTTGTAATGCCTGAGTTAGATTGTTCAATAACCTGCTTTTCAAATGGTTTAAAACTTGGGTGTTATTAAAAGATGACAAAAGACTTTAATTCCAAACGCTTGAAGAAGCATCTAGAGGGTCCAAAATAGTACTACTGAAAATTAACAGGAGTAATGATAATAGAAATTTAGAATGAATGACTTCAGCTGGTACTCATACTCAAAAGAccattataaatttttacaaaactGCAAGAAACATTAACTTTTACAGATGCCAATTTATTGGAGTTCTTAACCTGAATAACTGTTGTTTTCAGAATGTCACACACgttcataatttaaatacaagCTAGGGGAAAAGGGAGTAATGTGAGCAATAGCTGTCCAACCTTTTGACGATCCCTATAATGAACATATACATAATACAGTGACCAACCAACTAAATTCAGCACTCGTCAAAATGGGGGAAAAAACGAAAATTGACAAAAGTtcccttttccctttctttcatAAAAGTAAAGACCCATCTATTTGGCTAGTCCCCTCAATCATGATAAAGAAAGCCACAGCTCAGATTTTCTCCTCCATGATCATGCATAAGTAAAATAGAGAATAAAATCTAACAAGTTGAGCACGTGAAATCAACATACATGTAGCCTTGCAATTGTCAAATATGATAACACTATCTAGGTTTTTGCAAAAATGTAATATGGACAAGAAATAGACCATAACTCAAACAATGAAGGACTTTTAAAACCTTAACAATAAGAAAGTTCTTCTAAAAATCTGGGTATCAAACATCTTTATCAACAAAACCATACAATTTTACagaaataatagtaataattataataaatacaataacaaCAGATATAAATTTTAAGCAATTACCCACCCTTGGGAGTATACACTTGAGATGCTAATTGTCCCTCCTTCAACCGTGAGTTCATCCTGCTGATTCTGTGGTTCACTAGTTGTTGGGCATTCAGTTGATTGTGCATCAGAGACAGTTCCCTGAAGAGGATGTGCAAGTACACCATCACTTCTGACAGGAATGGATATGTTTGAATGCATAGGCAAGGGAAGAGGTATTCCCTTGCTCACTAAATCAGGTTGCCTCTCTGCTGTCTTGTTGACAATATCCCTGCTCTGATCAGGATCTATCGTGTTCTGTGTGCCACTAAGCATAGTTGGAGAGATACTGACACTGCTTTCATCAAACTTTCCAGGAAAAGGTGATACAGTACCCAAACCATTCTTTAAAGCCGAAGGTTGACCAGCAAAGCTTTGGACACGCCAATGACTATTTCTCTGTATTATTACACTATGTAAGCAAGCTTAAAACATACATAGGGCTTATTTGTGTAAATATCTCCATAAACACTTTTAAGGAAATGTGAACAAAAAAAGATAAGCTTTTGCTGacttatttataagttaaaaatccAAATTTGAAGAGGCTAATACAAAAGAGCTTCCACCAATCAGTTTATAGAAACATTAGTTCCTTCTTATACTTTTCTCCTAGAAGTACGTATAGAGAAGTTCACCTAAACAAGCCAACATTATTCTATAT is drawn from Vigna radiata var. radiata cultivar VC1973A unplaced genomic scaffold, Vradiata_ver6 scaffold_169, whole genome shotgun sequence and contains these coding sequences:
- the LOC106779863 gene encoding transcription factor BIM2 isoform X2, coding for MRAGKGNQEEDEYDEEDFGSSKKQGTSSAPNTNKDGKAIDKASAIRSKHSVTEQRRRSKINERFQILRDLIPHSDQKRDTASFLLEVIEYVQYLQEKVQKYEGSYPGWGQEPSKLMPWRNSHWRVQSFAGQPSALKNGLGTVSPFPGKFDESSVSISPTMLSGTQNTIDPDQSRDIVNKTAERQPDLVSKGIPLPLPMHSNISIPVRSDGVLAHPLQGTVSDAQSTECPTTSEPQNQQDELTVEGGTISISSVYSQGLLNNLTQALQSAGLDLSQASISVQINLGKRANRGLSCGTSSPKNHDNPLSNNQTIAHFRDAGSGEDSDQTQKRMKTYK
- the LOC106779863 gene encoding transcription factor BIM2 isoform X1; protein product: MRAGKGNQEEDEYDEEDFGSSKKQGTSSAPNTNKADGKAIDKASAIRSKHSVTEQRRRSKINERFQILRDLIPHSDQKRDTASFLLEVIEYVQYLQEKVQKYEGSYPGWGQEPSKLMPWRNSHWRVQSFAGQPSALKNGLGTVSPFPGKFDESSVSISPTMLSGTQNTIDPDQSRDIVNKTAERQPDLVSKGIPLPLPMHSNISIPVRSDGVLAHPLQGTVSDAQSTECPTTSEPQNQQDELTVEGGTISISSVYSQGLLNNLTQALQSAGLDLSQASISVQINLGKRANRGLSCGTSSPKNHDNPLSNNQTIAHFRDAGSGEDSDQTQKRMKTYK
- the LOC106779863 gene encoding transcription factor BIM2 isoform X3; protein product: MRNILFDGRFQILRDLIPHSDQKRDTASFLLEVIEYVQYLQEKVQKYEGSYPGWGQEPSKLMPWRNSHWRVQSFAGQPSALKNGLGTVSPFPGKFDESSVSISPTMLSGTQNTIDPDQSRDIVNKTAERQPDLVSKGIPLPLPMHSNISIPVRSDGVLAHPLQGTVSDAQSTECPTTSEPQNQQDELTVEGGTISISSVYSQGLLNNLTQALQSAGLDLSQASISVQINLGKRANRGLSCGTSSPKNHDNPLSNNQTIAHFRDAGSGEDSDQTQKRMKTYK